In the Bradyrhizobium guangzhouense genome, one interval contains:
- a CDS encoding amino acid ABC transporter ATP-binding protein yields MSAGPIVNISGLNKWYGEFHVLRDIDLAVNKGERIVICGPSGSGKSTLIRCINALEEFQEGEIVVDGIELGPNLKHVDAVRREVGMVFQSFNLFPHLTVLDNCTLAPIWVRNIPKKDAEETAMKFLERVKIPHQANKFPGQMSGGQQQRVAIARALTMNPKVMLFDEPTSALDPEMVKEVLDTMVDLAEEGMTMLVVTHEMGFAKEVANRVVFMDAGQIIEANTPKEFFAAPQHARTKLFLSQILR; encoded by the coding sequence ATGTCCGCAGGTCCCATCGTCAACATTTCCGGCCTCAACAAATGGTACGGCGAGTTTCACGTGCTCCGCGACATCGACCTCGCGGTCAACAAGGGCGAGCGCATCGTGATCTGCGGCCCCTCGGGCTCGGGCAAGTCGACCTTGATCCGCTGCATCAACGCGCTCGAGGAGTTCCAGGAGGGCGAGATCGTCGTCGACGGCATCGAGCTCGGGCCGAACCTCAAGCATGTCGACGCGGTCCGCCGCGAGGTCGGCATGGTGTTCCAGAGCTTTAATCTGTTCCCGCATCTCACCGTGCTGGACAATTGCACGCTGGCGCCGATCTGGGTCCGCAACATTCCCAAGAAGGACGCCGAGGAAACCGCGATGAAATTCCTGGAGCGGGTCAAGATCCCGCATCAGGCCAACAAGTTTCCCGGCCAGATGTCCGGCGGCCAGCAGCAGCGCGTCGCCATCGCGCGCGCGCTGACCATGAACCCGAAGGTGATGCTGTTCGACGAACCGACCTCGGCGCTCGATCCCGAAATGGTCAAGGAGGTGCTCGACACCATGGTCGACCTCGCCGAGGAGGGTATGACCATGCTTGTCGTCACCCACGAGATGGGCTTTGCCAAGGAAGTCGCCAACCGCGTGGTGTTCATGGACGCCGGCCAGATCATCGAGGCCAACACGCCGAAGGAATTCTTCGCCGCGCCCCAGCATGCCCGCACCAAGCTGTTCCTGAGCCAGATCCTGCGCTGA
- a CDS encoding tetratricopeptide repeat protein encodes MQNSGGARAFQNARLQKKLMKQADAVISAAAAAYGQGRYAETEALCREVLKALPDHVDALHLLGMCAHDGRRLEEAQQLLERVIALDPRLHDAHNNLATVHFDLGNYEEARRCQERAIALKPNFVVALTNLGNTLMHLGQYEQALELHERAIKIKPDYADAFCNRGMVEILLGQLTRAKESFDRALLFQPRHAEAIVGNGMVSMDLRHYDEAAAKLAMALAIKPGSPRILAQRGRLSYRLQRLEPALADFEAALAISPKLELALRGKAQVCVVMGRTAQAIAAATALIEQNPRSEMGLALMGFAHSNQGEMDAAIEYLDRALAIRPDYEDAIRGKIFLQDYRAEADFALQQAVRRDWWDLIGSKLSRLKLPKRPLDPEKRIVVGYVAAEFRHHSAALTLLPVLRNHDRAKFEIICYYSWPGADEYTAAFKSMADVWVDAWGLSDDEFADRIQADNVDILIDVSGHTTGNRLAVFARKPAPIQATGFGHATGTGIPTMDYVLADPIFIPPSVRHLFAEKIYDLPCLITMEPVTNLHPGELPMLRNGYVTFGVFNRIYKISDDAIRVWSRIMREVPGSKIILKHGLLDDPLLRDSLIARFVAQGIAEENITCLGSTSRDDHLMAFDQIDISLDTFPQNGGISTWESLYKGVPVVAKLGNGASSRAGGSIVASVGLGDWVADDDDGYVAIASKFAAQPDYLAKLRAGLPAQIAASPAGNVEIYTRELEAGYRRFWRDYCAAASASGEDSET; translated from the coding sequence TTGCAGAACAGCGGCGGCGCGCGCGCATTCCAGAACGCGCGATTGCAGAAGAAGTTGATGAAGCAGGCGGATGCCGTCATCTCCGCCGCGGCTGCCGCCTATGGCCAAGGCAGATATGCCGAGACAGAGGCGCTATGCCGGGAGGTCCTGAAGGCGCTCCCGGATCATGTCGACGCCCTGCATCTGCTCGGCATGTGCGCGCATGACGGCCGCCGGCTGGAGGAGGCGCAACAGCTGCTCGAGCGCGTGATTGCGCTGGATCCGCGCCTGCACGATGCCCACAACAACCTCGCGACCGTGCATTTCGACCTCGGCAATTACGAGGAGGCGCGGCGATGCCAGGAGAGGGCCATTGCGCTGAAGCCGAATTTTGTGGTGGCGCTCACCAACCTCGGCAATACGCTGATGCATCTGGGGCAGTACGAACAGGCGCTCGAGTTGCACGAGCGCGCAATCAAGATCAAACCCGACTATGCCGATGCGTTCTGCAATCGCGGCATGGTCGAGATATTGCTTGGGCAGCTCACGCGCGCCAAGGAGAGCTTCGATCGCGCCCTGCTGTTTCAGCCGCGTCACGCCGAGGCCATCGTCGGTAACGGCATGGTCAGCATGGATCTCCGGCATTACGACGAGGCGGCAGCCAAGCTTGCCATGGCGCTCGCGATCAAGCCGGGCTCGCCGAGGATTCTGGCCCAGCGTGGGCGGCTCAGTTACAGGTTGCAGCGTCTCGAACCGGCGCTTGCTGATTTCGAGGCGGCGCTTGCGATCTCGCCCAAGCTCGAACTGGCGCTCCGGGGAAAGGCTCAGGTCTGCGTCGTGATGGGCAGGACCGCGCAGGCGATTGCCGCCGCAACGGCCCTGATCGAACAAAATCCGCGCTCCGAAATGGGGCTTGCGCTGATGGGCTTTGCGCATTCGAACCAGGGAGAGATGGACGCCGCGATCGAATATCTCGATCGCGCGCTGGCGATCCGGCCGGACTATGAGGACGCGATCAGGGGAAAGATCTTCTTGCAAGACTACCGCGCCGAGGCCGATTTCGCGCTCCAGCAGGCGGTACGACGGGATTGGTGGGACTTGATCGGCTCAAAGCTGTCGCGGCTGAAGCTGCCGAAGCGGCCGCTCGATCCGGAAAAGCGGATTGTGGTCGGCTATGTCGCTGCCGAATTCCGGCATCACTCGGCGGCCCTGACCCTGCTGCCGGTGCTGCGCAACCATGATCGCGCCAAATTCGAAATCATCTGCTATTACTCTTGGCCGGGAGCCGACGAGTACACCGCCGCGTTCAAGTCGATGGCGGACGTCTGGGTCGACGCCTGGGGCCTCTCGGACGACGAATTCGCCGATCGCATTCAGGCTGACAATGTCGACATCCTGATCGACGTATCCGGCCATACGACCGGTAACAGGCTGGCGGTTTTCGCTCGGAAGCCTGCCCCTATCCAGGCCACCGGCTTCGGACACGCGACGGGCACGGGCATACCGACCATGGACTACGTGCTCGCGGATCCCATTTTCATCCCGCCTTCGGTTCGGCATTTGTTTGCCGAAAAGATCTACGATCTGCCATGCCTGATCACGATGGAGCCTGTCACCAATCTGCATCCCGGCGAACTGCCGATGCTTCGCAACGGCTACGTCACATTCGGCGTGTTCAACCGCATCTACAAGATATCGGATGATGCGATCCGGGTGTGGTCGCGCATCATGCGCGAGGTGCCGGGATCGAAGATCATCCTCAAGCACGGTCTGCTCGACGATCCCTTGCTGCGCGACAGTCTGATCGCGCGTTTCGTGGCGCAGGGCATTGCCGAGGAGAACATTACGTGCCTCGGCAGCACTTCGCGCGACGACCACCTGATGGCCTTTGACCAGATCGATATCTCGCTCGATACGTTTCCGCAAAATGGCGGCATCAGCACCTGGGAATCCCTCTACAAGGGCGTTCCCGTCGTCGCCAAGCTCGGCAACGGTGCCTCCTCGCGGGCCGGCGGCTCCATCGTGGCCTCCGTCGGGCTCGGCGACTGGGTCGCCGACGACGATGACGGCTATGTCGCGATTGCGTCCAAGTTTGCGGCGCAGCCGGATTATCTGGCGAAGTTACGCGCGGGATTGCCGGCCCAGATCGCAGCCTCGCCGGCCGGCAATGTCGAGATCTACACGCGAGAGCTCGAAGCGGGTTACCGCCGGTTCTGGCGGGACTATTGTGCGGCGGCTTCGGCCTCCGGCGAGGACTCCGAAACCTAA
- a CDS encoding amino acid ABC transporter permease — translation MTDITASSFVRQDLVAERPAPVRTAGFLGFVRTRLLNSPTNILLTILGLLLVWYTVVPSIKFLLVDAVWSGKDRTACLAENAGRPVGACWPFIQAKFTQLFYGFYPEAERWRVNLTFAMGAVLLLPLLIPRLPAKSVNAGLFFFAFPAVAFFLLHGGGMAGFGVSWVADLLQLFADSISGAGEVVVGLSKSSAAGPALWAIGSVIALVGTLLHWVIFPLTWLRDQMQAAGQGPWLDFLITAVVVSAVLFVLGGGARAGSRPLITSLATFVGIAAVIKLMGLDRGGLPIVDTRLWGGLLVTLVIAITGIVASLPIGVALALGRRSTIPLIRIFSITYIEFWRGVPLITVLFFATYMLPLFLPGNFTVDGLVRALIGVSLFTGAYQAENLRGGLAAVPRGQGEAASALGLSWWKTTSLIVLPQALRHVIPAIVNSFISLFKDTSLVSIVALFDLLGSLRASFADPVWTTPSTAFTGFAFVGIIYFIFCFGMSRYSLFVEHRLNAHRRN, via the coding sequence ATGACCGACATCACGGCGTCATCCTTCGTCCGTCAGGACCTGGTTGCCGAGCGTCCGGCGCCGGTCAGGACCGCAGGCTTCCTCGGCTTCGTGCGCACGCGCCTGTTGAACTCGCCGACCAATATCCTGCTGACGATTCTCGGCCTGTTGCTGGTCTGGTACACCGTTGTTCCAAGCATCAAGTTCCTTCTGGTCGACGCGGTCTGGAGCGGCAAGGACCGCACGGCCTGCCTTGCCGAGAATGCCGGCCGTCCGGTCGGCGCCTGTTGGCCCTTTATCCAGGCCAAGTTCACGCAGCTTTTCTACGGCTTCTATCCCGAGGCCGAACGCTGGCGGGTCAACCTGACCTTCGCGATGGGCGCCGTGCTGCTGCTGCCGCTGCTGATTCCGCGTCTGCCGGCCAAGAGCGTGAACGCCGGGCTGTTCTTCTTCGCCTTTCCCGCTGTCGCATTCTTCCTGCTGCATGGCGGCGGCATGGCGGGCTTCGGCGTGAGCTGGGTCGCAGACCTCCTGCAATTGTTCGCCGACAGCATCAGCGGAGCCGGTGAGGTCGTGGTCGGTCTGAGCAAGTCCTCGGCCGCCGGCCCGGCACTCTGGGCGATCGGCAGCGTCATCGCGTTGGTCGGCACGTTGCTGCATTGGGTGATCTTTCCGCTGACCTGGCTGCGCGACCAGATGCAGGCGGCAGGACAGGGGCCCTGGCTCGACTTCCTGATCACGGCCGTGGTCGTCTCGGCCGTCCTGTTCGTGCTCGGTGGCGGAGCGCGTGCCGGATCGCGGCCGCTGATCACAAGCCTCGCAACGTTCGTCGGAATTGCGGCCGTGATCAAGCTGATGGGGCTCGATCGCGGAGGCTTGCCGATCGTCGATACGCGGTTGTGGGGCGGGCTGCTGGTGACCCTGGTGATCGCGATTACCGGCATCGTGGCGTCACTGCCGATCGGCGTCGCGCTCGCGCTCGGCCGGCGCTCGACCATTCCCCTGATCCGGATCTTCTCGATCACCTATATCGAGTTCTGGCGCGGGGTGCCGCTGATCACGGTGCTGTTCTTCGCGACCTACATGCTGCCGCTGTTCCTGCCGGGAAACTTCACCGTCGACGGCCTGGTGCGCGCGCTGATCGGCGTTTCCCTGTTCACCGGCGCCTATCAGGCCGAGAACCTGCGCGGCGGTCTGGCGGCGGTGCCGCGCGGGCAGGGAGAGGCGGCCTCCGCGCTCGGCCTGTCCTGGTGGAAGACGACCTCGCTGATCGTGCTGCCGCAGGCGCTGCGCCACGTCATTCCCGCCATCGTCAACAGCTTCATTTCGCTGTTCAAGGACACCTCGCTGGTCTCGATCGTCGCGCTGTTCGATCTGCTCGGCTCGCTGCGGGCCTCGTTTGCCGATCCGGTCTGGACCACGCCGTCGACCGCCTTCACCGGATTCGCGTTTGTCGGCATCATTTACTTCATCTTCTGCTTTGGGATGTCGCGTTACTCGCTCTTCGTCGAGCACCGCCTCAATGCCCACCGCCGCAACTGA
- a CDS encoding tetratricopeptide repeat protein, with product MQSSAGARAFQNARLQKKFKKQAEAIISAANAAYGQGRHAETEALCRQILNELPEHFSALHLLGLCAFSGQRFEAARQAFSQAVAVDPRSAQALSDLGATHFALGQYEEARASLQKAIGLKPNFPMALANLGNALLHLNRVAEAIETYDRAIKLKPDYVDALCNRGLAELALQQFDRARQSFDRTLLFQPRHVEALVGKGLVNIQLKNYDEAKSALEAALALRPGSAKILANRGRVNLELSRLEQAAADFDAALALSPRLEVALEGKAQVALSKGNTAQAMLACTTLLEENPGSAVAMALLSACLANQGEIASAVELLDAAIAIAPDASLIGRKIFFLDYLGEADFAVQQAARKQWWDVIGVRLPQRQLAPRQLDPDRRIVIGYVAAEFWYHSAAFTLLPVLSHHDHAKFEIICYSCAQVRDEMTAKFQSLADVWVEAGQLSDDQLADRIQADKVDILVDVSGHTTGNRLHVFARKPAPIQVSGFGHATGTGLQTMDYVLADPVFIPQSARHLLAEKVHDLPCLITIDPILDVPPSELPMLRNGYVTFGVFNRIYKISDEAIRVWSRIMRDVPGSRIIVKHTLLDDPLVRDGLVARFAAQGIAEANVTCLGSSPRHEHLRAFSQIDISLDTFPQNGGISTWESLYAGVPVVAKLGNGASSRAGGSIVAAAGLGEWVADDDDGYAAIACKYAAQPEYLAKLRADLPARIAASAAGNVEHYAREVEAAYRKFWRDYCAATAAGGDVP from the coding sequence TTGCAGAGCAGCGCCGGCGCACGCGCATTCCAGAACGCGCGATTGCAGAAGAAATTCAAGAAGCAGGCGGAGGCCATCATCTCCGCTGCGAACGCGGCCTATGGCCAGGGCCGGCATGCCGAGACCGAGGCGCTCTGCCGCCAGATCCTGAATGAGCTCCCGGAGCATTTCAGCGCTCTGCACCTGCTCGGCTTGTGCGCGTTCTCTGGGCAGCGCTTCGAGGCGGCGAGACAGGCTTTCAGTCAAGCCGTGGCTGTCGATCCGCGTTCGGCACAGGCCCTGTCCGATCTGGGAGCCACGCATTTCGCGCTCGGGCAATACGAGGAGGCGCGCGCGTCCCTGCAAAAGGCCATTGGGCTGAAGCCGAATTTCCCGATGGCCTTGGCCAATCTCGGCAATGCCCTGTTGCACCTGAACCGGGTCGCCGAGGCCATCGAAACGTATGATCGCGCGATCAAGCTGAAGCCCGACTATGTCGATGCGCTGTGCAATCGCGGCCTGGCGGAGCTGGCCCTGCAACAGTTCGATCGCGCCAGGCAGAGCTTTGATCGTACCTTGCTGTTTCAACCGCGACACGTGGAGGCGCTGGTCGGCAAGGGCCTCGTCAATATCCAGCTCAAGAACTACGACGAGGCCAAGAGCGCCCTTGAAGCGGCGCTCGCGCTCAGGCCGGGCTCGGCGAAGATCCTGGCGAACCGTGGACGGGTCAATCTCGAGCTGTCGAGGCTGGAGCAGGCCGCGGCGGATTTTGACGCTGCGCTCGCGCTGTCTCCAAGGCTCGAGGTCGCCTTGGAGGGGAAGGCCCAGGTCGCGCTCAGCAAGGGCAATACGGCGCAGGCGATGCTGGCCTGCACCACGCTGCTCGAGGAAAATCCGGGCTCCGCGGTGGCGATGGCACTGCTGAGCGCCTGTCTGGCAAACCAGGGCGAGATCGCATCGGCGGTCGAGCTTCTCGACGCTGCGATCGCCATCGCGCCGGATGCCAGCTTGATCGGGCGCAAGATCTTCTTTCTGGATTATCTCGGCGAGGCCGATTTCGCGGTTCAGCAGGCCGCGCGAAAGCAGTGGTGGGACGTGATCGGCGTCAGATTGCCGCAACGGCAGCTTGCGCCGCGCCAGCTCGATCCCGACAGGCGGATCGTGATCGGTTATGTTGCTGCCGAGTTCTGGTACCATTCGGCGGCGTTCACCCTGCTGCCGGTGCTCAGTCATCACGATCACGCCAAATTCGAAATCATCTGCTATTCGTGCGCGCAGGTGCGGGATGAGATGACCGCCAAATTCCAGTCCCTGGCGGATGTCTGGGTCGAGGCCGGGCAGCTTTCCGACGACCAACTGGCCGATCGCATCCAGGCCGACAAGGTCGATATCCTGGTCGACGTATCCGGACATACGACCGGAAACAGGCTCCATGTCTTCGCCCGCAAGCCGGCCCCGATCCAGGTCTCGGGCTTCGGGCATGCGACCGGGACGGGCCTTCAGACGATGGACTATGTGCTCGCGGATCCGGTCTTCATTCCGCAATCGGCGCGCCATCTGCTGGCCGAGAAGGTCCATGACCTGCCATGCCTGATCACGATCGATCCTATCCTGGACGTGCCGCCGTCGGAGTTGCCCATGCTCCGCAACGGCTATGTGACGTTCGGGGTGTTCAACCGCATCTACAAGATCTCGGACGAGGCGATCCGGGTGTGGTCGCGCATCATGCGCGACGTGCCGGGATCGCGGATCATCGTAAAGCATACCCTGCTCGACGATCCCCTGGTGCGCGACGGTCTTGTTGCGAGGTTCGCGGCGCAGGGCATCGCCGAAGCAAATGTCACCTGCCTCGGCTCCTCGCCGCGCCACGAGCATCTGCGCGCCTTCTCCCAGATCGATATTTCGCTCGACACGTTCCCGCAGAACGGCGGCATCAGTACCTGGGAATCGCTCTATGCGGGCGTTCCCGTCGTGGCCAAGCTCGGCAACGGCGCATCGTCGCGCGCCGGCGGCTCGATCGTCGCCGCAGCCGGCCTTGGCGAATGGGTCGCGGACGATGATGACGGTTATGCCGCGATCGCCTGCAAATATGCAGCGCAGCCGGAATATCTGGCGAAGCTGCGGGCGGATCTGCCGGCTCGGATCGCAGCCTCTGCGGCCGGCAATGTCGAACACTATGCGCGCGAGGTCGAGGCGGCCTATCGCAAGTTCTGGCGCGACTATTGTGCGGCGACCGCGGCCGGCGGCGACGTCCCTTAG